Below is a genomic region from Fusarium oxysporum Fo47 chromosome XI, complete sequence.
CCGAGGCGCAAATGTGCAGACCCAACGACGGATTAGCGACGACCAAAGCCctgctcaacaacctcaacctcaaaaCGATAATGTCATGTCATATCTAACGCATCTTGACCCTAATATCATTACACAAACCTTTGGTAGCAATAGCTTGGGGAGTCTCAATACTCCCGTACAGCCTTGTTCCGACGGCGATCGCCTGCTTCGACTGTACTATGAGAACTTTCACAATGCTCATCCCTTCCTCGTTCCAAGTTCGGTGTTCACATCGCAGAACTATCCCCCATATTTGCGTCGCATGGTTGAATTTGCAGGATCTCACTACGCCTCTTCTGGGCCAGACGCACAGCTGCGCGCTGAAGTCGCGACTGATATGATGTCCGCCATCGAAACCTCGACTTACATGGTTCAGTCGCTTCTGATCTACTCTATCCTTTTGTTCTTCAGTCGCGATCTCGATACCGCGAACAGGACATTCGGCCAATGTACGCAAATGGCCATGGATTTGGGCATGCATCGCGAAGACTTTGCATCGTCGAGACAGCTCGATAATCCGATTGAGGCCGAGAGTCTGAGGAGAACTTGGTGGGAGATTTATGTCACTGACATCTCCATGGCTATCCCTCCCAAAACAATGATCCTGCGATGCAGCAGTACGCCGCCCAAGGTCCTCTTACCCTGTGAAGAAGCATTCTACAATGGCCGGTTAGACATCCCCCCGTCACACCATGTTCTTGAGTTCAAGAGGCGGGTGCTCTCAACCGGCGACGTTGCCTTCTCCTCATTCAGCTATCGCATCGAAGCTGCGACGATTCTAGGACGTGTCTTGCTGCTAAATCAGTTGAAGAACAGTAGCCATGACCATACGCAGTCCATCGAGAACGCCCTTCTTAGCTGGTCGAACCATCTGCCTTCTGGAAAGTTGGAGATCGTTGATTCGTATGGTAACAtcgatgagatgatgttCCAGGCACATATGATCATCGCCTTGGCCAGCATGCTATTACATCTTCCGCGAAGTAATCTCTACCCACTACTAGCGGATGTCAAGGACCCCTTCCTGCCTTTTGCGCAGAACCAtcctctttcatcatcaacaagtcTGATCCAAGGCATCAAAGCAACGGATGCTTCGAGACGGATCTCCGACTGCATATCACTCTGCCCCAATGTACCAAAGCATACACCATTTGTCATTCCAGCGCTCGCACTATGCGGCTTCATCCAAATAGCAACCTCCCAAGGCCATCCTGACGAATGCTTCGAACATCACTACAACCGCGTCACCCTCGTTCTCGGATGCCTCAAGAGCGCCCGGCGCATGTGGCGCATGGCAGAAGCAGAATACGACCGCCTTCGCTGCTGCGCTTCAGAACTCATCGCCGACGCCATGGATCGGATGAATGCACTGCCTTTATCGCAGACAATACCCAactcatcttcttcaatgcCTGCAACATCTGACCAGGGAGGAGATCTAACGTTGGTATCGCCGGCGCGCGGGAACGCTGACTCGGGATTGCCAAGATTTGATCCTCTCTTTCTGGATCCTGTTTGTTATGATTATTCGTTGTTCAGCGCTTTGCCCGACTTTCATAGCTCTTAGACTGCGTTTCACTGTTTGGAAAAGTGGAAAAAGGATACCCTGCAAGGCGAAATTGACTCTACTCATTTTATTTTTGAAGCACCGATGTGCGATTTTTTCTCAATAAACGGTTTCTAAAAGAACGTCTCAGAAAATGCCTTCCGATTGACCATCATGCAGCTCCCAAATTTTCAAGGTCGTTTCATTGGTCGCAGGGCACACCTAATAGTGCTAAGCGCCAGAAGGCATTTTGTCAGGCGCATTCACAGCCTCATCACAGCCCATTGTATTTTGACCTTCAAACTCTCCCGCAGGGTTCCTCTGGCCTAcaatttcttttcttatcGCCGAAAGCTCAATTTAACGGGCATCAAGACACTATCTAGCACTTTAATACTGATCCCTTTACCCAGTGCCTCTCGATCCTCgttccatcatcgccaataTGTCCACTAAAGACCTGTATCAGACCCCGCTCGACACCTCAAAACCTGAGATAAGACTATTAGAGATAGTTGAGGACAACGGTGTTGTCTCATGTAAATTGCACACCGTCACTTTTAGTAAACAACTACGCTTTGCTGCGCTATCCTACGTATGGGGAAGTGCAGCCGACAgggtcaacatcaacatcgacggCGTTGGGGTTCCCGTTTCAAAGAGTCTCGCCCGCGCGTTGAAGGAAGCTCGAGGCTATTGGCAATATGAGTTTCCCCATAGAGATCAATCCAAATTCAGAATCTGGGTCGACGCTGTTTGTATCAACCAAGCCGATGCTGCAGAGCGTACTGAACAAGTCATGCTCATGCGCGACATCTACTCATCAGCTGATCTTGTACTTGGTTGGTTAGGTTCTGAAGAGGACGATAAAATCTTGACAGCTATCACGACTATCATGGTCTTGAGCAAGGCCTTCAGGGGAGCAAAGTGGGAGGTTGATAACCTGATGAACCTGGAGTGGTTGAGAACTTGTGGTCTTACAAAAGAACCTGAATGCGACAAGTTCTGGGCATCGCTCGATGATCTCGCGTTGCTCCCATACTGGCGACGCGTCTGGATCTTGCAGGAAAACGTCTTGGCCTCAACATTATTCTACATTGCCCCACGAGTCTGTATCGAGTACAGGTCTCTCATGAACGTGTGCCGCATGTTTGACATTCTTTCCCTCAAACTGACTGAAAAGCAAGTAACGAAACCAAACTTTGTCCCAAGCCATATTTGGATGAAGTTTTGTCCACCTAGGGGTACCGGTTTCATTCACCTACGAAACATTATCCGTTTCGATGTTGCCAAGATTATGTACAAGGACAAAACCACAAAGAGTCAAGAAGAGCGACAACGGACGGCGGTTCAACTTTCCGCATTTGGTGGTACACTCGAAGCTACAGATCCCAAAGACCACATCTACGGCCTTCTGGGTCTCAGCTCACTGCCCCTTAGCCCGGACTACACCAAGAGCGTCAGAGATGTATATGTAGATTACTGCAAGGCGGTACTAGAAACTATTGGGAACAGCGGCAGGAGAGAAGTGCAATTTCTTCGAGATGCTGGATCGGGTGTCTTCGAAGATCCTCTGAGGCTGCCATCCTGGGCACCGCAATTTCCATCAAGAGCGACCGACAACCCGACTTTGATGTTTGATGGAGAGTTCGAACTTACTCGAATCGTCCCTAATATTCCACGGCCAAACATCGCGGATGCCAAGTTGCACCTATTCGGTGTGAAATTACAAACGTTAAAGAAGGTCGGAGGGAACCCAGAGATCCGAAATCTCCAGAAGGGAGGTGATCTTGCCGACTGGATACAAAATTATATCAATCGCATACCGTTCTATCCAACTAAGATCCCTTCAATTTGGGCCCTATTTCTAGTGGTCGCGAGGATGCAGAAACTGGCCTTGGATACACCGAGCATGTTGCTATTGCTTAACTTCACGAAGCGACTAGACCTCCAAGTTCCAGAAAGCGATCGACCACGAGGTGTTACGACATACTTCCAGACACGTGAGGCTGACGGTCTTTCCGTCATGATAGTTCAGGATGGGGGAAATAACCCTGAAATGATGGGATGTATTTCGCCGTTGATCGGCGGGCCTGATGCATTGAAGGCGAGGATGTTTGATATCGATGCTCAGCAGGTGTTTATGATGAAGCGAAACTACCATACGAGGTTATATGAAACCGATGCTGGATATTTGGGAATGGGGCCACAGAACTGCAAAGTTGGAGATGTCATCTGCATTGTAGATGGTTACGAGGATCTTGTTCTGTTACGGAAGCGTGGAGATGATTATGAATACGTTGGACCATGTCTGGCTTATGGAATTACGGATATGTATATAAAGAGAAAACTGCAGGATAGGGAGGTGGCGGTCGAGACATTTCATCTGGTATaggttgagcttgttctACTATTAGGGATCATCCACTGGGACTTAGCATTACACTCTCTTATCTTTATATACACTATGACGCCGCTTCCTACCACAACCCACTACAGCAGGCTCTAGCCTGTTATCTTCCGTAGTATAGTGGTCAGTATGCAAGCTTGTCACGCTTGAGACCCGGGTTCAATTCCCGGCGGGAGAGATCCAGCCACCTGCGATACGCAGGTCATTCTTTTTGCATTTTTTCTCATCGGTATTTAAAGTTGTATCTGGCGATGGTATGTTGCCATTGCGATAGAATTGACTTTTTGGCCCCGATGGTTTGACCGTTTTGTTAACGTCTGCCCGTTGGACTGAACTTCAATTAAAACACTTtagaaaagttaaatatTAATGCCAGATCTATTAATTCTAAAGCTTAGGATCCTCCTCCGCCTTTGCAACAGCTTCAACATTAGACAGAATAGACTCCTCTAAGCTTGTCCAACCAGGTCGGCCTAAATCCTTCAGAAGCTGCTCAGCCTTGTCTCTTGGCTCGATCTCATTGGGGTCCTCTCCACCTGAGAAGTTTTCAGGGAATGTCCTATTAGGAAAGTTCTTTCTAAGAATATCGAGGATCGCATCCCAGCTGAAGCGACCGGCGAAGCCAAAAATACGCTGTTCCTTGACATGATCAAAAATAGCAGCCGCAACATGAAGTCGGCCTGTGTCCTCGACGTCAATGTAGTATTCTATGTCGATATTAGTACATAATCATCACCATAATATGCTCGAGACTCACGAGGGACGATAACGCTGTGGAATGGTGTTACTTGTCCCTTGAAGAGCAGCACTGGAAGGCCAGAGCTACTAGGGTATCCCTGGTTCACGGGATCAATTGAGCTTCCCCAGTTGAAGTTGGGAAGGACTATTATCAGTCAGTCAGTGGTAGCAATATACATTTCTGTTGGATAGCTTACCGGTGTTAACGACCAATTCAGGCTTCTCGCTTCGGTGTTCCTTGTGATACTTCCAGATAGCCTGTTCTGCCTGTGCTTTGCTTGCCGCATACACAGCACCACGTCGGTCGGGCGTGTAAGGAGGATCAGCCCACGCCTTCTTAATCGCACCTTCAGACCAGCTCTCTTCAGTCACCTTGACACCGGGAACATCGCGCTGAGAGACGACAGcggcagaagatgatgaggtgAAGACGAATCGCTTCACGCTGGGCTCTGCATAAGCGGCCTTGATTGCCGCGACGGCGAAGCTAATGACGCCAGGAATAACATTATTAGGATCAGCGTCCATAGACATAATTGACGCAGTATGTGCAATGACAGCGGCCCCTGTAGTTGTTGCATTAGTCGCATATCACTTTATCGACGTAAAGAACTAGTTCCTACCTTTGGCGGCCTCAGTCAAAGCTTTCTCATCTGTCAAGTCTGCCACCGCGACAAGCTCGAAGTTTCCTTGGCCGTATTGTTTATCAAATGCAGCTGTGAGCCACGAATTCTTCTCGACGTCACGAACAGTTCCGCGAACCTTGTAGCCATACTCGAGAAATTGTTTGGCGACATGAGAGCCGAGAAGGCCGTTGACTCCAGTCACGAGGACTAGAGAGCCTTTGGGGATAGCGGGGTTATCGAGAGGGGCCATTTTGGAAAATGTCGTCTAAATGATGAGAGTAACTAGAACTGATTCTATCGTGTGGATACTTGACGTATTTTTATACCTCCTCGTTGAAGGACTCACCGCATAACCCCCGCACGGCTGTTGATGCAATACGGCCTTAGTGTGACTTGATTGTCCGCAAGTCCGCAGAGAGTTTCGCATGTTCTGAGCCCTATTCAACGGGCGTAATGCCTGATTTGTATTGGTGCTGCGCGCTAAGTTTCAGCATTTATAATCCACCTCGGCAACATTGAAACATCCGCGACGGTTTTATGACTACATGAACTAAAGGATTACTgatcatctccttcttgatcATCATAACTATTCACAGCAGGAATTCTTGCGGTTTCGACTTCTTCCCTCGGGTTTTTTTGTTCCCTCGGCATTTGCTCTGTGGGGGACAGGCGGAGCCCGCGGCGAGCGAACAGTGGACTTTCATGCCTTGTAGCGGGGGTCTTAGTCGTCACTAAAAGCAATATCCTTGCACTGAAAACTCAACCGATAAAACATGCAGTTTCAACGAGCTGATACTGGAGGGCCTCAAGATATTAACAGCATCACCTTGACCTTAGTTATGTCTATATTGCTAAACCTTAAAGTATTTCCCAACGCTCTAAAGGCGTGTTAACATGGTCGAGCAGTAGCGTTCATCTGCCGTTGATATAGCGTTTCTAGCTGCACGGTGTCCATACTTTTTGACTTTCTTTTCGTTCTTATCTAACCGCTGATCAAACGTCATGCAAGGAAAGCTCATTTGTCGAGGGACATTGAACTTTGTCAGCCTCAAAATCCAGGCCACGCTCATCCAATTCAGCAGCATGATACTCAATTTACAACTCAGTCTGACGACCTGCACTCCAACTATGCTCTCTTGAGTATAGCATCAAACTCCCCAATCATCATCCCAGTCTCAGGAGGTTTCTACATCAGCTGATATATctttaaaagtattaatagtTTAACACTATACTGAATATAGGCCAGCCTCATTTCTCCGCATTCAGCGTCTTCTCCATTTCGCACTTAGAGTTTTCCCCAAATCTCAGATCGTAGGCGGTTCCCCCGCAACCCCGTTCAGGTCTTGGCCTTTTGATCCTTTTCACGCTTATTTACGCCGCTTTCATCATACCTCAAGCCACGACATTTTCCAAGACCGACACTACACCGGGCCTTGCAATTGATGTAATTTGCAACCACCAAGAAAATCACCAAGAAATGGCTTAATCTTCATTGCGTCATGGGGTGAATTGTTGCCACAGAGAACCTACTGGATGCTGGAAGAGATGACGATAAATGCTTGGCGTTACATATGACCTGATAGCAAAAGCTGACATGGAAGTGATTATGCATAACCACTTAGGTTATCGAATATAATCAAGGTGCGAAACTAAGGCACCGTAGGTATGGTGGGAGAAGGTGACCCTTTCACAAAACGATAGTCCGTCTCTGAAGGGTAGTTATGAGTCAATATTCGAATGCCAATCAGTTTAAAAACCTAATAATATCACCCTCAATGGCTCCTTTGCTAGTGCTTAGTCTCGGTCAAGTCTTTGGACGAGTATGTACAAGATTGATCAGATCAACTCGCACAAAGTTAAGATTTTCACCTATACTTTCTTCAGAGGACTATAAGCATGCCGCTTTGTTTGAATACAAAAGCATTTGCTCCAAGGACAATCGTACGACAACGTTATGTATTACATACGAAGATGACGGtgggatggaagaagattCGAGCTAGAGTTTGGACAAAACTTTTCAATTTAGATTAAATATCTATCTAGACTTCCTCCAACAAATCTTATCcataatataaaaaatgTCAACTCAGTTCTCgtcaattcaattcaagatGGAAAACAGATTGAATGCTCTAGAGAGTATACAGGTATCGAGGGTTGTGCTCGCCGAGCTcagcaatctcctcctcagtcttgCCCTCCATACGCCAGTCCTCTTGACCAGAAAGCTTTCTCTTGTTAAGACGCTTGAAGTGGAGGTAGACGGCAGTGTGAATACAGACAGCAAGGGCAAGCATGCCAATAGAGGCACCGTAGCCGGGACGATAATGGGGCTCGTATTCGTTGCTGAACAGGAAAGGGGCGGCAACACCAGCTGAGTTTCCAATGGTGATGAAGATACCGCTAGCGAAGGCACGCTTGCCATATCGCGGCTGATTGACAGTGATCCAAGCCATACCAGATCCAGAGCCGGTCCAGAGACCAATAGCAACAATGAAGCATCCAGCGTAGCTCATGGCAGTGCTTTGGTTGGCAATCAGAAGAATGTAGCCGACTATCATAGTCAAACCTCCTCCAATGCAGAAAAGTCCTCGCTGTTGGGTTCGGTCACTGATGTTGGCACAGATCAGATAGGTGGCGAAGCCCACGGCGTACACAGGGACTGTGAGACCCTGGACTTGCTTGTCGGTCCATTGGCCCATTtgcttgatgatggttggCAAGAAGACACTGAAGCTGTAAAGGACTGAGTGACTACAGTATTGAGCAATAGAGAGAGCCCAAATGGTCCAGTCTTTGGCTCCAGCGATGACGTCCTCCTTGTGCATCTCCTGACCAGATGTTGTTTGACCAATCTCCGCTGCTCGCAGGTCCAAGAGGTTCTGTCTGTCCTCCTCAGTGAGAAACTTGGCGGTTGCGGGAGTGTTTGGCAGGATCCAGGGGATGAAAACGGCTGTCAAGACGGTGGGGATAccgttgatggtgaggatCCATCGCCAGGCTCGCCATCCGGCAGCACCCTCTTGAGGGCCATCCCAGTTGTCGAGCTCACCGATACCGAGGGCAACGAGACCACCAACGGCTCCAGAGATGGCAGAGATGGAATAGAAGTACGCATTGCGAAGTGAGATGTGCTTCTTGTGATAGAAAGTGGTCAGGTACAGCCTAGAAATGACCATGGTCAGATACGTATCACGAAATGGAGAAGTCCAACACTCACATGATGCCTGGGAAGAGACCAGCCTCAAAGAAACCAAGAAGCAGGCGGCAAGCAACCATTGAGCCAAAGTTGTTGACGAAACCTGTGCAAATGGCCACAATACCCCAGAAGAAAACGAGACCGGCAATGTATCGGGCAGGCTGCAGCTTCTTGATTATAAGGTTGGAAGGAGTTTCAAACAGCTAAGAGCAAGTCAGCGGGCTGTCTCATGAGATGGATATGGCATTGATGCGACTTACACAGTAGGTAACAAAGAGAATCGACACGCAGATTTGAAATTGATCTCTTGTGAGACCAAGTTCCTCCTCGAGACCATAGAGACGAGCATTGCCGATACTAACTATATCGAATTGTCAGTATTGGTAGGGCTGGATGTTTCAGATCAAACTCACCTCGATCCATGAAGTTCATGAGGTAGATCCAGCAGACACAAGGAATGATACGTcgatcaagcttcttcagaATACGCTTCTCCGTCTGCTCACTAACATAAGGGACAGATCGCTCGTTGGTGGGACCATCGCTCTGAGTAGCAATgccgccctcctcctccttggaAGGAGAGTGTCGATCACTAGAACCGATCGACATGGTGAAGAGATGAGACAGAaaagctggagaagaagaattgGCAAGGAATGGgtctggaagaagaggagatgcAGGTGCAGAGCGAGACCACGCGACTGGGACATCGGGCTCCTTTTTTATAAGTAAACGCGTACGTCGTAATGGTTGCAGCAAAGACTGCGCGGGGTATCAATGCCCAGACATTCTAATCCAGATTACGAAGGAAACCCGGTCCAAAGGATCCTGGAGACCCCAGACCGCCAAGAGGTAAAAGAAGCAGTCATTTTTGTGgtctcttggtttgggggaGACAGGAGTCGAAAGCTGGGGAAAAAGAGGGATGCAATAGGGGGGGCTAAGCTTTTGCGGAGTACGCGGAGTAAATCCTGTTACGACGGTAATACCAATTTCGCCAAGCAAGAGCCAAGGTGTTAGTGGGTGGGAACGAATAT
It encodes:
- a CDS encoding major facilitator superfamily domain-containing protein, encoding MSIGSSDRHSPSKEEEGGIATQSDGPTNERSVPYVSEQTEKRILKKLDRRIIPCVCWIYLMNFMDRVSIGNARLYGLEEELGLTRDQFQICVSILFVTYCLFETPSNLIIKKLQPARYIAGLVFFWGIVAICTGFVNNFGSMVACRLLLGFFEAGLFPGIMLYLTTFYHKKHISLRNAYFYSISAISGAVGGLVALGIGELDNWDGPQEGAAGWRAWRWILTINGIPTVLTAVFIPWILPNTPATAKFLTEEDRQNLLDLRAAEIGQTTSGQEMHKEDVIAGAKDWTIWALSIAQYCSHSVLYSFSVFLPTIIKQMGQWTDKQVQGLTVPVYAVGFATYLICANISDRTQQRGLFCIGGGLTMIVGYILLIANQSTAMSYAGCFIVAIGLWTGSGSGMAWITVNQPRYGKRAFASGIFITIGNSAGVAAPFLFSNEYEPHYRPGYGASIGMLALAVCIHTAVYLHFKRLNKRKLSGQEDWRMEGKTEEEIAELGEHNPRYLYTL
- a CDS encoding fungal-specific transcription factor domain-containing protein, which produces MTVSTTGSVKSTGIASLACVVCRKQHLKCDAGKPSCSRCKETEQVCYYEPSRRGGRRKKHRSPAEELQQRSRQPAMQTSQGDQQSSYVDCVTVNPISLPITPTSSSQELPSSGISQSTATSNDLVGSVARHTRQSPRGANVQTQRRISDDQSPAQQPQPQNDNVMSYLTHLDPNIITQTFGSNSLGSLNTPVQPCSDGDRLLRLYYENFHNAHPFLVPSSVFTSQNYPPYLRRMVEFAGSHYASSGPDAQLRAEVATDMMSAIETSTYMVQSLLIYSILLFFSRDLDTANRTFGQCTQMAMDLGMHREDFASSRQLDNPIEAESLRRTWWEIYVTDISMAIPPKTMILRCSSTPPKVLLPCEEAFYNGRLDIPPSHHVLEFKRRVLSTGDVAFSSFSYRIEAATILGRVLLLNQLKNSSHDHTQSIENALLSWSNHLPSGKLEIVDSYGNIDEMMFQAHMIIALASMLLHLPRSNLYPLLADVKDPFLPFAQNHPLSSSTSLIQGIKATDASRRISDCISLCPNVPKHTPFVIPALALCGFIQIATSQGHPDECFEHHYNRVTLVLGCLKSARRMWRMAEAEYDRLRCCASELIADAMDRMNALPLSQTIPNSSSSMPATSDQGGDLTLVSPARGNADSGLPRFDPLFLDPVCYDYSLFSALPDFHSS
- a CDS encoding heterokaryon incompatibility protein-domain-containing protein, which translates into the protein MSTKDLYQTPLDTSKPEIRLLEIVEDNGVVSCKLHTVTFSKQLRFAALSYVWGSAADRVNINIDGVGVPVSKSLARALKEARGYWQYEFPHRDQSKFRIWVDAVCINQADAAERTEQVMLMRDIYSSADLVLGWLGSEEDDKILTAITTIMVLSKAFRGAKWEVDNLMNLEWLRTCGLTKEPECDKFWASLDDLALLPYWRRVWILQENVLASTLFYIAPRVCIEYRSLMNVCRMFDILSLKLTEKQVTKPNFVPSHIWMKFCPPRGTGFIHLRNIIRFDVAKIMYKDKTTKSQEERQRTAVQLSAFGGTLEATDPKDHIYGLLGLSSLPLSPDYTKSVRDVYVDYCKAVLETIGNSGRREVQFLRDAGSGVFEDPLRLPSWAPQFPSRATDNPTLMFDGEFELTRIVPNIPRPNIADAKLHLFGVKLQTLKKVGGNPEIRNLQKGGDLADWIQNYINRIPFYPTKIPSIWALFLVVARMQKLALDTPSMLLLLNFTKRLDLQVPESDRPRGVTTYFQTREADGLSVMIVQDGGNNPEMMGCISPLIGGPDALKARMFDIDAQQVFMMKRNYHTRLYETDAGYLGMGPQNCKVGDVICIVDGYEDLVLLRKRGDDYEYVGPCLAYGITDMYIKRKLQDREVAVETFHLV